The genomic window ATCGAGCACGAGCTCGAGGCCGTAGTCCCTGTATGTAAGCTGTCCCTCGTGGATGATGAGCCCTGTCTCTATATCGCCCTTTGCCACCGCGGGCATGATCTCGTCGAATGGCATTTCGACCGGGACAAATCCGTCCGCATAGATGCTCAGGAGAAGGAACGCGGTCGTGAGCTTACCGGGAACCCCGATCTCCTTGCCGTGGAGGTCGTCAACCGGCACGCTCGATACCACGATAGGGCCGTACCCTTCCCCCATGCTCGCGCCGCAGGACATGATCCTGTAATCGTCCTGTACTTTCAGGTATCCGTGCGCCGAGATCGCGGTCGTTTCGAGCTCTTTATTGAGCGCGCGCTTGTTAAGCGATTGAATGTCCTCTATCACGTGCTCGAAATCGATTTTGTCCGATGTCACTTTCCCCGAGGCAATGCCGTAGAACATGAAAGCGTCGTCGGGGTCGGGGCTGTGTCCGAGTCTCATCTT from Thermodesulfobacteriota bacterium includes these protein-coding regions:
- a CDS encoding MqnA/MqnD/SBP family protein; this encodes MSKIKMRLGHSPDPDDAFMFYGIASGKVTSDKIDFEHVIEDIQSLNKRALNKELETTAISAHGYLKVQDDYRIMSCGASMGEGYGPIVVSSVPVDDLHGKEIGVPGKLTTAFLLLSIYADGFVPVEMPFDEIMPAVAKGDIETGLIIHEGQLTYRDYGLELVLDLGELWQVDTTLPLPLGLNVVRRDMGEELEREVLRVHRESIEYGLAHKKEALGYAMKYGRGIGEDVGEKFVLMYVNEYTRDLGGKGKAALEFLFNKAYDKGIIKEEPKLDILEI